The Sulfurimonas sp. HSL3-2 genome segment TAAAGATGAGAACTCTACCTTTGTCCCTGTATTAGCGACTATCTCTCTTCCGCCTTTAGCTTTTTGACTCTCATCGGCACTTGCGATTACGACTCTTTTTACACCGAGCTTAGAAATAAGATTTGCACAAGAAGGTGTTTTTCCCTCATGAGCACATGGTTCAAGTGTCACAAAAAGAGTACAGTCTGTAAAACAGCCGTTATGATTTTTTAAAAGATAGTTATGGATCTCATGTGAAGATGTCAAAGATAGGATTGTTTTATCATCTGTAAGTTTGAAGTACGCACTTTGAAGTGCTAAGACCTCTGCATGAGGTCCACCCACTTTTTTGTGTGCTTCGACACAGAGCAGTTCACTCTCAGCCTTGATAACAGCACATCCTACTGCAGGGTTTGGGTATGTAAGAATTTGTGATTTCCACGCTTCATTCAGCGCTAAATCCATAAAAAAGTTATCGTCGATTACCATTCAAAATAGGTACGCGCTTTTACTACGTCGCTAAAAGGTACAACGACCTCTTCACCCTCTATTTGCAGATAAAGTTCATCACCTTTAACTGCTGTCAGAGTACCTTTTAATTTCTCTTTCTCTCTTGAAGTAATACTTACTTTTTCTCCGATAGAGTTTTCAAAGTTTTCTAACTTCGTAAGTTTTCTCTCGATACCGGGAGTTCCAACTTCAAGTCTATATTCGCCTGAAACAGGAGGAGTAACGTCAAGTAAAGGAGAGATAAGGTGCGTTATCTCTACACATCTGTCCAGACTTACACCTTTATTCTGTGGATCTTTCACGCTTACTCTAAAGATCGTCTCACCGAATTCACTTGTGATCACAGTGTCATACAGCATCAACCCGACAGATTCTACTATTGATTTGATATCGCTCTCAAGACTCATGTTTTCCCTCTTTTTCTATACGTTTAAAAAGATCTTCAATGCTTTGGCTTTTCTCTAACTGATCATCAAATACAAATGTCAGTTTCGGAGATTTGAACCATCCCTGATCTTTCATACAATAGTCTTCTATTATCGGAGCGACTTTTTTAAGCTGCTTCACGTAAAAAGCTTTTTCCTCATCGTTAAACATGCTAGGGTCCACATAAACCTTTGCATCGCTTCTACCGCGAGAACATTTCACCTCTATGACGTCAAGTTCATGCATTCTTGCGTCATTTAATGAACTGAGTGCTTCAGGAATAAGTTCCTGTAGTATAGACTCCGTTCTTTTTACTTTAATTTCTTGCTGTGTCACAGAGAAACCTTCTCCTCGACTTTTGTAAATGTTTCGATTACATCGCCGACTTGAACATCATCGTAACCTTTGATAACAACACCACACTCATAACCGTTTCCGACTTCATTAACGTCATCTTTGAAACGTTTAAGTGATGTAAGTTCACCCTCGTATGCAACGACACCGTCGCGGATAACACGAACAAGTCCGCCGCGTACAAGTTTACCGTCAACGACCACACATCCTGCGACCATTCCGCCTTTAGGGATTTTGAACGTATCGCGTACTTCTGCCTGACCTGTATTTGTCTCAGTAAATTTAGGTGACATCATACCTGTAAGCATTCCGGTGATATCATCGATCAGCTGGTAGATAACTGAGTATGTTCTGATATCGACACCCTTTTGTTTTGCAGCAGCTTTTACACTACCTGTAGGACGTACGTTAAATCCAAGAAGTGCAGTGTTCTCACTGTTTGCAACAAGTTCTACGTCATTTTCCGTGATCCCGCCGACACCGCTAGAGATAATATCTACTTTAACTTCATCGTTACGAAGATCAGATAGAGCACCGCGGATCGCTTCAAGAGAACCGTGAACATCTGTTTTAAGTACGATTTTAAGCGTTTTAAGTCTTCCCTCTGCGATAAGTGAAGTAAGCTCATCCAACGTTGTTTTCGTAGAGTGTGAAAGTTCTTTACGTCTTTCATACTCATAACGTTTTTGAGCATATTCACGTGCCTCTTTATCTGAGTTCATCGCGATCATAGTCTCGCCTGCAGCAGGAACTTCATTCAGACCTACTACCACTGCCGTATGACTTGGTTTCAGTTCTTTTATCTGTGCTTTTTTGTCATCGATCATCGCTTTTACACGTCCGTACGATTGACCACAGACAACATAATCACCGACTCTTAAAGTCCCGTTTTGAACAATAACAGTAGCTACCGGTCCACGACCTTTTTCTAAAGAACTCTCGACAACGACAGCTTTAGCATTCGTCTCTTCATTTGCTTTAAGCTCTAAGACTTCAGCAGTTAATAGAATGTTTTCTAAAAGTTCATCGATACCTTCGCCTTTTTTCGCAGACATAGGGATAAACTCGATATCTCCGCCCCAATCAACAGGATTAAGACCTTGTTCTGCCATCTGACCTTTTACCATGTCAGGGTTAGCATTTTCTTTATCCATTTTGTTTAGTGCGACAATAATAGGTACACCAGAGTCTTTTGCTATTTTTATAGCTTCAAGAGTCTGAGGTTTTACACCGTCATCTGCAGCAACGACAATAACGATAATATCCGTTAGATTTGCCCCGCGTTGACGCATAGAACTAAATGCCGCGTGACCAGGAGTATCTAAGAATGTTATCCATTTACCGTTTTGTTTTACAGTGTATGCACCGATATGCTGAGTGATACCGCCGGCTTCGCCAGCTGCCACTTTAGCACTGCGGATAGCATCTAGAAGTGATGTCTTACCGTGGTCGACGTGTCCCATAATCGTAATGACTGGTGGACGTTCAACTTGATTTCCATCCTCTTCGATTGTCTCTTCTTCATAACTTTCTTCGTAGTTAAATGCATCTTTTGGATCGATCGTCGTTACTTCGACTCCGAACTCTTCTGCTAGAATCTCTATCTCGTCTTTACCAAGGAAATCGTTTTTAGTCATCATCATACCAAGATCGAATAGAACTTTAATGATATCCGTCATCGGACGGTTGATCTTTTCTGCAAACTCATAAACACGAATATCTTCAGGTATCTCGACATGAGTCACGACTTCGTCAGAGACTTTCTCTTTTGTATACTTTTTACGTTTATCACGTGATACTTTACGAGGTTGTTTAGAGCCCTGTTTTTTACCTGAATTTCTTCCGATCGGTTTCGGCGGTTTTGGTTTTTTAGGTTCTTCGACCTTCACTTCATTCATCTGAGTCGCATTAAGATCGACAAGAACAACCTCATCCGTATCATAATCCATAGAAAGTTCACTTAAACTCTCACCGAAGATATCCAGTTTCATTCCGCCAGACTGTTTTTTATTTGTCGTTGGCGTAGCTGGCTTATTTTTCTTTTTACGAGAATTTAGTTCAGCTAAGGCTTCAGCACTCATTTTTCCATAGTTAGAGACAGCTTTTAAAGCACTATCATCATGAGAGTCTAGTTTAACATCGTCTTCAGGCTTAGGCTTTTTCTTTTTAACGATTTTTAATCCAGATGTTTTTACAGGAGCTGCCATAGTAATAGGCATCTTTCTCTCTTCTTTTTTTGTCTCTTTTTCAGAAGATTCAACTGCATTCTCTTCTGTTTTAGTTTTTTGAGGAGCATTCTCCTCTTTCTCTTTCTTCTCTTGAGTTTCCGGTTTATGAGCTTTTTTAGACTCAACCTCAACATCTTTTTTAACTTCCTCAGCTTTATCGCTTACAGGAGCTGCTTTTTGCGGTGCTTCATTTTCAGCACCGTTCATAATATAGTTTACTATCTTCTCAGCCTCTTCCATAGAAACTGTACTTGAAGCAGTTTTTAATTCTAGACCCATATCTGATGCTTTTTTAACAACTTCTTTAGATGTAACTCCAAGTTCTTTTGCTATTTCGTGTACTCTAACTTTTTCCATTCTGAGCTATAATCTCCTTTAACTGGTTAGACAAACTTGCCATATCACCTATTTTACATTGCCGCATTAATGACTTCACGACTTTATTCTCATTTTTCAAACATTCATGACAAAGATAAAAACTTCTGCCGCTGTTTGAAAAATGTTGCAGTGACTTATCCACACATCTCAAACGCAATAATTCACCTTGCGGAAATCTACTTCTGCAAGTTATGCACATTCGAGTCGGATTGCTGTAAATTTTCGGCATTATATCTTAATATTACTTCAATTTTCTATAAACTAACGCTCTACAACGAGACCGTTATTATCAAAATCCAAACATTTGACCTCATAATCAGGAAACTTTTGCTTAAATCTGTTTGTAAGTGCCGCAGCATCTTGATCATACACCATTGAGAAAAATGTCGAACCGCTGCCTGAGAGCGTACTCATTAAAGCACCGCTGTCATATGCAAGTTTTTGTATCGTAAAAAGTTCTGGCATCATCTTCATACGGATCTTTT includes the following:
- a CDS encoding ribosome maturation factor encodes the protein MSLESDIKSIVESVGLMLYDTVITSEFGETIFRVSVKDPQNKGVSLDRCVEITHLISPLLDVTPPVSGEYRLEVGTPGIERKLTKLENFENSIGEKVSITSREKEKLKGTLTAVKGDELYLQIEGEEVVVPFSDVVKARTYFEW
- the rbfA gene encoding 30S ribosome-binding factor RbfA, with translation MTQQEIKVKRTESILQELIPEALSSLNDARMHELDVIEVKCSRGRSDAKVYVDPSMFNDEEKAFYVKQLKKVAPIIEDYCMKDQGWFKSPKLTFVFDDQLEKSQSIEDLFKRIEKEGKHES
- the infB gene encoding translation initiation factor IF-2, with protein sequence MEKVRVHEIAKELGVTSKEVVKKASDMGLELKTASSTVSMEEAEKIVNYIMNGAENEAPQKAAPVSDKAEEVKKDVEVESKKAHKPETQEKKEKEENAPQKTKTEENAVESSEKETKKEERKMPITMAAPVKTSGLKIVKKKKPKPEDDVKLDSHDDSALKAVSNYGKMSAEALAELNSRKKKNKPATPTTNKKQSGGMKLDIFGESLSELSMDYDTDEVVLVDLNATQMNEVKVEEPKKPKPPKPIGRNSGKKQGSKQPRKVSRDKRKKYTKEKVSDEVVTHVEIPEDIRVYEFAEKINRPMTDIIKVLFDLGMMMTKNDFLGKDEIEILAEEFGVEVTTIDPKDAFNYEESYEEETIEEDGNQVERPPVITIMGHVDHGKTSLLDAIRSAKVAAGEAGGITQHIGAYTVKQNGKWITFLDTPGHAAFSSMRQRGANLTDIIVIVVAADDGVKPQTLEAIKIAKDSGVPIIVALNKMDKENANPDMVKGQMAEQGLNPVDWGGDIEFIPMSAKKGEGIDELLENILLTAEVLELKANEETNAKAVVVESSLEKGRGPVATVIVQNGTLRVGDYVVCGQSYGRVKAMIDDKKAQIKELKPSHTAVVVGLNEVPAAGETMIAMNSDKEAREYAQKRYEYERRKELSHSTKTTLDELTSLIAEGRLKTLKIVLKTDVHGSLEAIRGALSDLRNDEVKVDIISSGVGGITENDVELVANSENTALLGFNVRPTGSVKAAAKQKGVDIRTYSVIYQLIDDITGMLTGMMSPKFTETNTGQAEVRDTFKIPKGGMVAGCVVVDGKLVRGGLVRVIRDGVVAYEGELTSLKRFKDDVNEVGNGYECGVVIKGYDDVQVGDVIETFTKVEEKVSL